Proteins encoded by one window of Lacipirellulaceae bacterium:
- a CDS encoding carboxypeptidase-like regulatory domain-containing protein, giving the protein MRARFPSNVQIVSHHFCVVLWLISISTGCGDGRPALYPVHGTIAYRDGQPVRQASVEFIPESPGPSPRGKTDTEGKFKLGTYENADGAPAGDYRVVVIQVLPPRGAEHVRKLGEEHAAHGGRIDVVSLKHASPETSELSCTVEAKEQNDVKFVVDFR; this is encoded by the coding sequence ATGAGAGCTCGATTTCCCTCTAATGTGCAGATCGTCAGTCACCATTTTTGTGTTGTTCTCTGGCTAATATCTATCAGCACGGGTTGCGGTGACGGGCGACCGGCTCTGTATCCTGTCCACGGAACCATCGCTTACAGAGATGGCCAGCCCGTTCGCCAAGCCAGTGTCGAATTCATTCCAGAATCCCCCGGTCCTTCACCCCGCGGTAAGACTGACACAGAGGGGAAGTTCAAGCTTGGCACTTACGAAAACGCCGACGGCGCTCCAGCAGGCGACTATCGTGTCGTGGTTATTCAAGTGCTACCACCGCGCGGTGCTGAGCACGTGCGCAAGCTAGGTGAGGAACACGCAGCCCACGGCGGGCGGATCGACGTGGTTTCGCTCAAGCACGCCTCACCCGAGACCAGCGAGCTCTCCTGCACCGTTGAAGCGAAAGAGCAAAACGATGTGAAGTTCGTTGTGGATTTCCGATAG
- a CDS encoding DUF1559 domain-containing protein: protein MTSRNSYRFHSARGFTLVELLVVIAIIGTLIGLLLPAVQAAREAARLAQCESHLRQIGLATLNLHDATEAFPPARLRARDDYSMYACETTQPSWLVRILPYLEQQTFASQWDLYSVYSLHRPEVREHIPSAYVCPTRRSPNEAVIESELIEQEYTFPCGCSYSELVQMIGGAVGDYAGNHGDLTGGSFDDEYAYWRGGNGTGVIISSRPLCKNNQPTGWKDKIRNKDLVDGASNTVLVGEMHVPDGRLAKVPENGPIYNGQDLTAFARVGGVGIGIARGPSDLNVPVIGFGSWHPGVCPFVMADGSLRLVANEIDTQTLAKLCRRDDDYQIEYNYTPTEDNNR from the coding sequence ATGACTTCCCGTAACTCGTATCGATTTCACTCGGCTCGCGGCTTTACGCTCGTCGAGTTGCTGGTTGTCATCGCAATCATCGGCACGCTCATCGGCCTACTGCTCCCCGCGGTTCAGGCAGCCCGCGAAGCAGCGCGTCTTGCGCAATGCGAAAGTCACTTGCGGCAGATCGGTCTGGCGACGCTCAACCTGCATGATGCAACCGAGGCCTTCCCCCCGGCGCGCCTACGTGCCCGCGACGATTACAGCATGTATGCCTGCGAGACGACTCAACCTTCCTGGTTGGTGCGAATTCTTCCTTACCTCGAACAACAGACCTTCGCCTCGCAGTGGGATTTGTACAGCGTCTATTCTTTGCACCGGCCCGAGGTGCGAGAGCATATTCCCTCCGCCTATGTTTGCCCTACGCGACGAAGCCCCAATGAGGCGGTTATTGAGTCAGAACTCATTGAGCAAGAGTACACTTTCCCGTGTGGTTGTAGCTATTCGGAACTCGTTCAAATGATTGGCGGGGCCGTTGGTGACTACGCAGGCAATCATGGCGACTTGACTGGCGGATCGTTCGACGACGAATACGCCTATTGGCGGGGGGGCAATGGTACGGGAGTGATTATTTCCAGTCGGCCGCTCTGCAAGAACAACCAGCCCACAGGCTGGAAAGACAAGATTCGCAACAAGGACCTCGTCGATGGTGCCAGCAACACGGTGTTGGTCGGTGAGATGCATGTTCCTGATGGCCGCTTGGCAAAAGTGCCAGAGAATGGCCCCATCTACAATGGCCAAGACTTAACTGCCTTCGCTCGCGTCGGTGGCGTGGGAATCGGAATCGCCCGTGGCCCTTCGGACTTAAACGTTCCTGTGATCGGTTTCGGAAGTTGGCATCCCGGGGTTTGTCCCTTTGTCATGGCAGACGGATCGCTGCGGTTGGTTGCCAATGAGATTGATACCCAGACGCTGGCGAAACTCTGCCGTCGCGATGACGACTATCAAATCGAGTACAATTACACGCCCACCGAAGACAACAATAGGTGA
- a CDS encoding glycoside hydrolase: MKHFQAVVALLILCLSQPCVGKEPVFPHKMPTQKPDMPLSAAIERMFDYPAPRVQDNELWSQFKYTRLKGFDDSNGDGTVSRRDPSRPIKVNGKFYVWYTKRQTVVPPIGWNRADEATDDIPSTDWDLCDVWYATSDDGFIWEEQGVAVSRPAKPNPGWRSVCTPDILVWKGKYYLYYQAFEEPSGLRGDWCPVSVSSAESPDGPWTHGGDAVIPFGEKGEWDQDATHDPQPIVYKSKIYLYYKAAYNKWPDIRDKYAVAHGLAIADDPLGPFKKHPLNPVLNSGHETTYFPFQDGVAALAIKDGNERNTTQYSKDGVNFEIASCLSLPPIAAAPYCADAFTDSNDGRGFTWGLSHFTNAGTPRKNHSIIARFDCDLSLDANRPQFKKTGVWHKPDVYFRQGLGNTKHPEGR; encoded by the coding sequence ATGAAACACTTTCAAGCAGTCGTCGCCCTACTCATTTTGTGCCTCTCACAACCTTGCGTAGGCAAAGAGCCTGTCTTTCCGCACAAGATGCCGACCCAAAAGCCGGACATGCCGTTAAGCGCAGCGATTGAGCGGATGTTTGACTATCCTGCACCACGAGTGCAAGACAACGAGCTTTGGTCACAATTCAAGTACACGCGACTGAAAGGATTCGACGACAGCAACGGCGATGGCACCGTTTCTCGAAGAGATCCCTCAAGACCGATCAAAGTCAACGGCAAGTTCTATGTCTGGTACACGAAACGGCAAACGGTAGTTCCCCCCATTGGTTGGAACCGCGCGGATGAGGCCACCGATGATATCCCCTCGACCGATTGGGATCTGTGCGATGTCTGGTACGCAACCAGCGATGACGGTTTTATTTGGGAAGAACAAGGCGTTGCTGTCTCGAGGCCTGCGAAACCCAATCCCGGTTGGCGGTCGGTGTGTACCCCAGACATTTTGGTTTGGAAAGGGAAGTACTATCTCTACTACCAGGCCTTCGAAGAGCCTAGCGGCTTGCGCGGCGACTGGTGCCCGGTGTCTGTCTCTTCCGCAGAATCACCCGATGGGCCGTGGACGCATGGTGGAGATGCCGTGATACCTTTCGGCGAGAAGGGCGAGTGGGACCAGGACGCAACACACGACCCACAGCCCATCGTCTACAAAAGCAAGATCTATCTTTATTACAAGGCTGCCTATAACAAGTGGCCGGACATTCGCGACAAGTATGCCGTCGCTCATGGTCTGGCCATCGCGGACGATCCTCTAGGCCCTTTCAAGAAGCACCCGCTCAATCCTGTGTTAAACTCGGGCCATGAAACGACGTACTTCCCGTTCCAAGACGGGGTAGCTGCCCTAGCAATCAAAGACGGGAACGAACGCAATACCACGCAGTATTCGAAAGATGGCGTCAACTTCGAAATCGCGTCCTGCTTATCACTGCCGCCCATCGCCGCGGCGCCATACTGCGCGGATGCCTTTACGGACTCGAATGACGGCAGAGGATTCACGTGGGGCTTGTCACACTTCACCAACGCGGGAACTCCCAGAAAGAACCATTCCATTATAGCGCGGTTCGATTGCGACTTGAGTCTGGACGCGAATCGACCGCAATTCAAAAAGACTGGAGTGTGGCACAAGCCGGATGTCTATTTCCGCCAGGGACTTGGCAACACCAAACATCCCGAGGGGAGATGA